A region from the Chrysoperla carnea chromosome 4, inChrCarn1.1, whole genome shotgun sequence genome encodes:
- the LOC123297573 gene encoding 60S ribosomal protein L27a-like — protein MSTHKKKTRKLRGHVSHGHGRIGKHRKHPGGRGNAGGMHHHRINFDKYHPGYFGKLGMRNYHLRKNTKWCPALNLDKLWTLVSEQTRLKYKETKDDKVPVIEIVKAGYYKLLGKGRIPKQPVIVKAKFFSKSAEEKIKRVGGACVLCA, from the coding sequence ATGTCAACACACAAGAAGAAGACCAGGAAGTTGAGAGGACATGTGAGCCATGGACATGGTCGTATTGGCAAACATCGTAAACATCCTGGAGGTCGTGGTAATGCTGGTGGTATGCATCATCATAGAATCAACTTCGACAAATACCATCCTGGATATTTTGGAAAGTTAGGTATGAGGAATTaccatttaagaaaaaatacaaaatggtgTCCAGCTTTGAATTTAGACAAATTATGGACTTTAGTTAGTGAACAAACACGATTGAAGTACAAGGAAACTAAAGATGATAAAGTCCCAGTTATAGAAATTGTTAAGGCTGGTTATTACAAATTATTGGGCAAAGGACGTATTCCAAAACAACCAGTTATTGTAAAAGCAAAATTCTTCTCAAAATCAgctgaagaaaaaataaaacgtgTTGGAGGCGCTTGCGTTTTATgtgcataa